In the genome of Calothrix sp. PCC 6303, the window ATCCAAATAAAATTACCATTAAAACATCAATGGCAGATAATCATGTGAAAATCTCAATTACTGATAATGGGAAAGGAATGAGTGAATCAGTTAAACAAAAAATATTTGACAATTTATTTACTACTAAAGGAGTCGGGAAAGGTACGGGTTTAGGGTTGGCGATCGCGCGGCAAATTATTACAGAAACCCACGGTGGTAAATTAAGTTGTAATTCTGTACTGGGTGAGGGTACTGAGTTTGTAATGCAAATACCTATGGATCACATTGAGTTGTAATTCTTTACTGGGTAAGGGTAAAGACTTTGCGATCGCCATCCGTGTATGAGTATTTTTGCCATGCTACTTATTGCAGATTGCACGGGAATACTAAGCAAAAAAGGATAAATTGTTAGAAGTATTAATTATTATAGAGAATTAATCATATGACACAATCTATTTTTCCTCAATTTTCAGAAGCACTTTCAGGCGGAGATATATTACAAAAACAATTATTACAGTTAGTTATGGATAATCTACCAGAATGTATTTTCTGGAAAGATATAAATTCTATTTATCTTGGTTGTAATCGTAAATTTGCAGAAATTGCTGGTGTTGGGACTCCAGATAAAATTGTTGGCAAAACTGATTATGACTTGGCTTGGAAAAAAGAAGAAGCTGATTTTTTTCGGGCTTGCGATCGCCGAGTCATGGATGCTAATAGCGGGGAATTAGGCATCATTGAACCCCAACTTCAAGCTGATGGCAGACAAGCTTGGTTAGAAACAAATAAAGTCCCACTCCATGATGAAAAAGGTCTGGTAATCGGCATTCTCGGTACTTTCCAAGATATTACTGAGCGGAAAGAAGCAGAATTAGCCCTGAAGCAACTCAATGAAGTTTTAGAACAACGGGTTATAGAACGTACTTCTGAACTTCAATATGCGAAAGAAATTGCTGACAATGCTAACAAAGCCAAAAGCGAATTTCTCGCCAATATGAGCCACGAATTACGTACTCCCCTGAATGGTATTTTGGGCTATGCTCAAATTCTCAAACGTAATGAACCCCTCACCCAAAAAGGTCAAAATGGCATCGATATTATCTATGAATGCGGTTCTCACTTATTGAATTTAATTAACGATGTATTGGATCTATCTAAAATCGAAGCTAGAAAATTAGAATTGCATTCCACACCTTTACATTTACCTTCCTTCCTACAAAGTGTTGCTGAAATTAACCGTATCCGTGCCGAAGAAAAAGGAATTACTTTCAATTTCCAAGTTGACTCCAAATTACCTACGGGTGTTTGTGCTGATAAAAAACGTTTGCGTCAGGTATTAATTAATCTATTAGGTAACGCAATTAAATTTACCGATCGCGGTAGTGTGACTTTTAAAGTAGAACCCATCAGCAACAAAATTCGCTTTCACATAGAAGATACTGGGGTGGGTATGACAAAAGAACAAATCTAGGACTTACGCATTGACGGGATGGTAAAATAATGCATTGGAAAACGGTGTCGTCTACTTTCAAGGTATCGGACAATTAGAGAAATCAGCAAACCCTCGACAGCACAATGTAATTTGGAACATTACACCCTGTTCTTGCTATCGGAGCCAAAGCATGGAGGGTGCAGTCGATTGGCAGAAATCTTGGGAGATGTTTCACATGATAGTGTGAATAGGTTTTTGCTGAGAGAAAGATACGAGCCAAAAGATTTATTTGACATAGTAAAAGAGATAATCAATATAGAAGGAGGGATTTTAAGTGTTGATGATACAGTAATAGAAAAGCTGTACAGCAACCCAAAATACGCAGAATTAATTGGATATTTTTGGTCTGGTAAATATCATAAAACGATTAAAGGTTTAAATTTAATAACACTTTATTACAGCGATATTCGAGGCAATTGTGTTCCCATAAATTACAGGATATACGATAAGAAGGAGGGAAAAACCAAAAATGATTATTTCCAAGAGATGCTAATAGAAGTGACTGATTGGGGATTAAAGCCGCGAATAGTCACAGGGGATAGTTGGTACTCAGGAGTAGAAAATCTGAAATTTTTGAGAAACCAGAAATTAGGTTTTTTATTCGGAGTTGAAAAAAATAGAACAGTATCAAATGAGCCTGGAAAGTACTGTCAGGTAAGTACTTTAGAGATTTACGATGAAGGTTTGATAACTCATTTAAGAGAATTTGGATTTGTAAAGTTGTTTAGGAAAGTGTTTAAGAAAGAAGACTCTAGACACTACATATTTTATCAGCCTGATGACGAGAATCAGAAAGAAGTCTTACAACAAATAACTAGAACTGAATTTATCACTATTCATGACACACATTGGGGTATTGAAAGTTTCCATAGAGCAGTAAAACAGCTATGTGGCATTTGTAGGTTTATGGTTAGAGATAGCCACGCAATCAAAACACATATATTCTGCTCACTTCAAGCATTTGTTCGTTTAGAGAAAATGCGTTCTGAAAACATCATTGACAATTGGTATGAAGTACAAAGGAATCTATTCACAAAAGTTATTCGTGAATATGTTTTGGATAACTTGAATGCTAGTTGTGCCGCTTGAATACATAAACTAGCTTTCCTGTCAATGCGTAAGTCCTAAAATCACTAAAATCTTCCTTCCTTTCGAGCAAGTTGGTGATACTAAAAAGCAATCTGAAGGTACGGGATTGGGATTGGCGATTACCCACAAAATTGTTTCTTTGATGGACAGCGAAATCCAGGTTACAAGTATTCTAGGCAAAGGTAGTACCTTTTGTTTGGAACTAGAACTACCGGAAGCAGAAAATTGGGCAGATGCTTCCAGAGTAGTGACAAAAGGTTTAGTCAAAGGTTACAAAGGCTCAAAACGCAAAATTTTGGTCATTGATGACCATTGGGAAAATCGCTCTGTTTTGGTGAATCTTTTAGAACCAATTGGTTTTGAAATCATCGAAGCCAACAACGGACTTGAAGGTATCGAACAGGTTCTGAAAATATCACCAGATTTAATTATTACTGACTTGGTAATGCCCGTGATGGATGGGTTTGAGTTTTTACAGAAATTGCGGTCGCATCCCCAATTGCATAATCAAATTGTGCTGATTTCCTCCGCCAGCGTGTTTGAGAGCGATCGTTACAAAAGTTTAGATGCTGGGGGGAATGATTTCTTACCCAAACCCGTACAATCGGAAAATTTACTGTCACTTCTGGAGAAATATCTGGAATTAGATTGGATTTATGACAGTAATCGCACTAATAACCAGGATATTGAAGTTATAAATGGTGAGATACAACCACCTGAAACTACAATCTTAGAGCAGCTATTTGAGTTAGCTCAAGACGGAGAAATCGATGGTATTATTGAAGTCGCCCAGCAACTTCAAGATGACAGTAAATCTATTTTCGCCCAAGAAATTATCAGTTTTGCTGAGGCTTGTGAACTCCATAAACTGCGGGCATTTATTCAACAATACCTTCCTTAAAAATAAGCATTACCCTGTGATTGAGATGAACATTTACCGTCAGCTAATACCTAATTGAAACTCAGAACTTTGAACCCTTAAATCCATGCCATATCCAGCCCAACCGTTTATCTTAATTGTTGATGACAACGCCACTAACTTATCTGTCTTGTCCCAAGTATTGAAAGCTGCTGGCTATAAAGTCCGCATGGCTGTTGATGGGGAAGATGCTCTTGCTCAGGTAGAACGCAATCATCCAGAACTAATTTTACTAGATGTGGATATGCCAAAAATGGATGGATTTGAAACCTGTCTTCATCTCCAAAAAAACCCTATAACTCAAGGAATTCCTATCATTTTCATGACAGCTTTAGCTGATACGGAACACAAAGTTAAAGGCTTATCATTAGGTGCAGTGGATTACATTACCAAACCCTTCGCCGAAGCAGAAGTGTTAGCTCGTGTCAAGGTTCACTGGGGATTGAAGCGCCTAATGGAGTTCCTAGAACAGCAGGTAGTAGAACAGATCAAGAAATTGCAACAAGCACAATTAACAATTGTGCAAAGTGAGAAAATGTCTGCACTTGGTAATTTAGTTGCTGGTGTTGCTCATGAAATGAACAATCCCCTTGGTTTTATTTCTGCGAGTCTCAAACAAGCAAAACCCACATTTACTGATATTGTTGAACATTTAAAACTCTACCAAAAAAGGACATCCAATTCAGATGAAGAAATTAGCAAACACGCAGAATCAATCGATTTAGATTACAGTTTAGAAGATTTTCCCAAGATGCTGGATGCGATGGTTTTAGCTTGCGACAGATTAGAAAATATTAGCACCAGTTTAAGAACATTCTCCCGCGCAGATAAAGAGTATAAAGTGCCATTTAATATTCACGAAGGCATTGATAGCACAATTTTAATTCTCAAGCATCGCCTGAAAGCTAATGACCAACGTCCAGCTATTGAAATAGTTACAGATTATGGTAATTTACCACAGTTAGAATGTTTTTCTGGACAATTAAATCAGGTATTCATGAATATCTTGGCAAATGCTATTGATGCTTTGGATGAGTCGAATACAGGGCGAAATTTTGCAGATATTAAAGATAATCCAAATAAAATTACCATTAAAACATCAATGGCAGATAATCATGTGAAAATCTCAATTGCTGATAATGGAAAAGGAATGATAGAAGAAGTCAAACAAAAAATATTTGACCATTTATTTACTACCAAAGGAGTCGGTAAAGGTACGGGATTGGGACTTGCGATCGCACGTCAGATTGTGATGGAAAAACATGGTGGAAATATCGAAGTCAATTCCACAGTAGGGAAAGGTACGGAATTTATCATCAAAATCCCTGTTTAAGTCTTAACATCCCAGCTAAAAAACTGATAGCGATCGCTATGATGGAAAGATAAGGGTAAAAGTCAGTTTACTGTTCAGTTATTTATTTATTTATCAAGCGGGCAAAACCGGGTTTCTCTCGAAGATGAAAGGTTGTGATTGACCGTGCGATCGCCCAAATTTTTGGGAACACTATTAGGGTAGTCCCACAAGATTAGGGCTAGACGCTGCCCATCCCCAACCGATGAAATCTTTAAACAATAGCTCCCCCGACTTACTACCGGAAATTCCTGGCTATAGCATTGTTGAGCAATTATACCTGGGTTCTAGAACCGCAGTGTATCGTGCGGTGCAAACAGCGACTCAGCGTCCGGTGGTGATTAAGGTGCTGCAACGAGACTATCCTAGCTTTGGGGAATTGGTGCAGTTTCGCAATCAATATGCTGTTACAAAAAATCTTCCTATTTCTGGTATTGTTCAACCTTTGAGCCTGGAACCTGTGGGGAATGGCTACGGGCTGGTGATGGAAGATTGCGGCGGTGTGGCATTAAGTAAATATATTCAGCAGCAATCGCTGGTTTTGACAGAGGTGTTGGCGATCGCCCTTCAAATCGCTGATATTCTCGACGATCTGATCCAGCATCGGGTGGTGCATAAGGACATCAAACCCGCCAATATTCTGATTCAACCTGAATCGAAGCAAGTCAAACTGATCGACTTTAGCATTGCCTCTTTGCTGCCCAAGGAAACCCAGGAAATCCAAAGCCCCAACGTCTTGGAAGGAACCCTGGCATATTTAGCACCAGAACAAACCGGGCGGATGAATCGCGGTATCGATTATCGGGCTGATTTCTATGCTTTAGGCGTAACTCTCTATCAACTGTTGACAGGAACATTGCCGTTTACTTCGGATGATCCATTAGAGCTAATGCACTGTCACATTGCTAAAACTCCGGTTGCTGTGGAGCAGGTAAATCCTGATGTGCCTGGGATGATGGCAGCGATCGTCACGAAACTGATGGCAAAAAATGCCGAAGATCGGTATCAAAGTGCCTTGGGACTCAAACATGATTTACAGCGGTGTTTAACCGACTGGAAAGAAACCGGTGAGATTGCAGCATTTGAATTGGGACAACGCGATTTGAGCGATCGCTTCCTCATCCCCGAAAAACTCTATGGACGGCAAGCAGAAGTTAACACCCTATTACAAGCATTCGATCGGGTTGCGGATGGCGCATCGGAATTGATGCTGGTGGCAGGATTTTCAGGCATTGGTAAAACAGCAGTAGTTAATGAAGTCCATAAGCCGATCGTGCGGCAACGCGGCTACTTCATCAAGGGCAAATTTGACCAGTTCAATCGCAACATTCCCCTCTCTGCCTTTGTGCAGGCTCTTCGGGATTTGATGGGACAATTGCTCTCTGAATCTGACGCGCAACTGGCGCAGTGGCAAGCCAAAATCTTGGCTGCTGTGGGCGAGAATGGGCAAGTGCTGATAGACGTGATTCCTGAACTGGAGCAGATAATCGGCAAACAACCACCTGCTCCCGAACTATCCGGTAGTGCTGCTCAAAATCGGTTTAACTTATTATTTCAGAAGTTTATTGAAGTTTTTACGACCGCCGAGCATCCTCTGGTGGTGTTTTTGGATGATTTGCAGTGGGCAGATTCGGCTTCACTTCAGTTGATCAAACTGTTGATGAAGGATAATGGCTATTTACTGATGTTGGGAGCCTATCGAGACAATGAAGTTTCACCCATCCACCCATTTATTCTGACCGTAGAAGAAATCAAAAAAGCGAACGCGATTGTTAACACCATTACCCTGACACCGTTAGATTTGGCGGATACCAATCATCTGGTTGCGGATACATTGAATTGTTCGAGGGAACTGGCACAACCTTTGACAGAGTTAATTAATCGCAAAACTCAAGGTAATCCCTTTTTTACTACCCAGTTTCTCAAAGCGTTGTATGAAGAAAACTGCATCACGTTCGATCGTGATCGCCGCTATTGGGAATGTGATATTGCCCAAGTAAATGCACTAGCACTCACGGATGATGTTGTTGAGTTTATGGCAGTGCAATTGCAGAAATTGCCGTTGGAAACACAACAGGTGCTGAAGTTAGCGGCTTGTGTGGGCAACCAATTTGATTTGGCAACCTTGGCGATCGTTTTAGAACAATCACCCACTGAGGCAGCCACAGATCTCTGGAAAGCATTGCAGGAATGCTTGATTTTACCTACTAGCCAAATCTATAAGTTCTTTCAAAATACAGAGTCGGGTGATCCGCAGAGTGTCGTGAATCCGACCTATCGATTTTTACACGATCGCGTCCAACAAGCTGCTTATTCTCTGATTCCTGAAGATCAACAACAATCAACTCATTTAGCAATTGCTTACTTGCTGCGACAAAACACGCCAGATGAAGAACTAGAAGCCAATATTTTTGAGATTGTCAACCACTGGAATCGGGCGATCGCCCTTCTGGTCGATCCACTGGAAAAAACTAATCTCGCCCAACTCAATTTAATTGCTGGGAACAAAGCCAAAGCAGCGAATGCCTACGAACTAGCTCTGACGTATTGCAGGACAGGTATAGCTCTGCTAGATGATCTGGGTGACTGGCAGAACCAAACCAGCCTGATGCTGGCATTGCATGAAGGCGCAGCATCAGCAGCTTCTCTTCACGGTGATTTTGCTCAAATGGAGCAGTGGGTGAGCGCGATCTTAGCTCAAAAACTGGAGCCTCTCCACCTGGTTAAAACCTATGACATCCAGATTCAAGCCCATAGCAATCAGAGTCAGTTTGCGGAGGCGATCGCAATCGGACAGAAAGCCCTAGAGCAATTTAATATTCATCTACCAAAACAACCCGCACCAGCAGATATCGTCCCAGCCCTGCAAGATATTGCAGCACTGCTCAATGGCAGAACTGCCCGTGATTTACTCGAACTGCCCGTGATGACAGACGCGGTATCTTTGGCAAGTATGCAGTTACTGTCGAGTATTAGCGGAGCCTCTTACGTTTCTGCCCCCCTAGTGTTTCCCTTTGTCATTTTGGCTCAAGTGAAACTATCGATTCAAGTCGGCAATACAGCCCTCTCTGCCTTTAGCTACACTGGCTATGGTCTTTTATTAAGCGGTGTTTTGGAAGACTTGGACGCAGCCTATGAATTTGGTCAGCTAGGGCTAGAACTTGCAGAAAAATTCAAAGTGCAAACTGTTCAGATGAAGGTGAATTTCGCCGTCGGAAACTTTATTATTCACTGTAAATCCCACTTCCAAAACAGTCTACCTCTGTTCACAGAAGCATTTAAAATTGGACTAGAAGTGGGTGATTTTGAATATACAGGCTACAGTGCTGGCGATCTTTGTGCATTTCCCTATGCGGTTGGCAAAGAATTAACGGCACTGCTGGCAGAAATAGACATTTATCTCGCCACACTCTTGAAGCTAAAAATCGTCTCAAGCTCAAACCATACTTATACTATTTTTCAGACAATTCAGCGATTACAAGCGACTCGGAATGAGGCTGTGCTGACTGCCCAAAAGGAATTACATCACACCTTAACCATTGCTAATGATTTAACCGGATTACATTGGTATTGGGTTTATCGGCTCACAGCTTCCTATTTGCTTAACGAAATGGCTGAGGCAAAACAAGATGCGGCGGCAGCACGCCAAACCTTAGCAGCCGGGGCAGGTATGATTAGCACACCCATTTTTTACTTCTACGATTCTCTGACGGCATTGGCTGACCTTGCGGAAGTGACAGACAAAATGGCAGTCCTCGATCGCGTGTCTGAAAACCAGGCTAAACTGCACCATCGCGCTCACCACGCACCAATGAACTTTCAACATAAATATGATTTGGTGGAGGCAGAACGATATCGCGTTTTGGACAATAAAATTGAGGCAATAGAAATGTACGATCGCGCCATTTCTGGAGCTAAGGAAAATGGTTTTATCCAAGAAGAAGCTTTAGCCAACGAACTCGCAGCTAAATTCTACCTCAACTGGGGCAAAGAGAAAATTGCCCTAAGCTACATGCAAGATGCCTACTACAGTTACGCACGCTGGGGTGCCAAAGCCAAATTAGAGGATTTAGAGCAGCGCTATCCCCAACTGCTTGCGCCGATTTTACAACAGCAACAAATGGCTTTGTCAGCCAATGAAACAGTGTTTTCGACAATATCTTTAGCCCCATCGCAAACTTCCGCCACACAATCCTCCACCTCCGGCAGCACCAGTATATCTGCCGCTCTCGACCTAGCAACGGTGCTAAAAGCTTCCCAAACCCTATCTGGCGAAATTCAACTTGACAAACTCTTGGCAACCTTGCTGCATACGGTGCTAGAAAATGCTGGAGCAGACAA includes:
- a CDS encoding response regulator, whose amino-acid sequence is MFLPFEQVGDTKKQSEGTGLGLAITHKIVSLMDSEIQVTSILGKGSTFCLELELPEAENWADASRVVTKGLVKGYKGSKRKILVIDDHWENRSVLVNLLEPIGFEIIEANNGLEGIEQVLKISPDLIITDLVMPVMDGFEFLQKLRSHPQLHNQIVLISSASVFESDRYKSLDAGGNDFLPKPVQSENLLSLLEKYLELDWIYDSNRTNNQDIEVINGEIQPPETTILEQLFELAQDGEIDGIIEVAQQLQDDSKSIFAQEIISFAEACELHKLRAFIQQYLP
- a CDS encoding ATP-binding sensor histidine kinase; the encoded protein is MKSLNNSSPDLLPEIPGYSIVEQLYLGSRTAVYRAVQTATQRPVVIKVLQRDYPSFGELVQFRNQYAVTKNLPISGIVQPLSLEPVGNGYGLVMEDCGGVALSKYIQQQSLVLTEVLAIALQIADILDDLIQHRVVHKDIKPANILIQPESKQVKLIDFSIASLLPKETQEIQSPNVLEGTLAYLAPEQTGRMNRGIDYRADFYALGVTLYQLLTGTLPFTSDDPLELMHCHIAKTPVAVEQVNPDVPGMMAAIVTKLMAKNAEDRYQSALGLKHDLQRCLTDWKETGEIAAFELGQRDLSDRFLIPEKLYGRQAEVNTLLQAFDRVADGASELMLVAGFSGIGKTAVVNEVHKPIVRQRGYFIKGKFDQFNRNIPLSAFVQALRDLMGQLLSESDAQLAQWQAKILAAVGENGQVLIDVIPELEQIIGKQPPAPELSGSAAQNRFNLLFQKFIEVFTTAEHPLVVFLDDLQWADSASLQLIKLLMKDNGYLLMLGAYRDNEVSPIHPFILTVEEIKKANAIVNTITLTPLDLADTNHLVADTLNCSRELAQPLTELINRKTQGNPFFTTQFLKALYEENCITFDRDRRYWECDIAQVNALALTDDVVEFMAVQLQKLPLETQQVLKLAACVGNQFDLATLAIVLEQSPTEAATDLWKALQECLILPTSQIYKFFQNTESGDPQSVVNPTYRFLHDRVQQAAYSLIPEDQQQSTHLAIAYLLRQNTPDEELEANIFEIVNHWNRAIALLVDPLEKTNLAQLNLIAGNKAKAANAYELALTYCRTGIALLDDLGDWQNQTSLMLALHEGAASAASLHGDFAQMEQWVSAILAQKLEPLHLVKTYDIQIQAHSNQSQFAEAIAIGQKALEQFNIHLPKQPAPADIVPALQDIAALLNGRTARDLLELPVMTDAVSLASMQLLSSISGASYVSAPLVFPFVILAQVKLSIQVGNTALSAFSYTGYGLLLSGVLEDLDAAYEFGQLGLELAEKFKVQTVQMKVNFAVGNFIIHCKSHFQNSLPLFTEAFKIGLEVGDFEYTGYSAGDLCAFPYAVGKELTALLAEIDIYLATLLKLKIVSSSNHTYTIFQTIQRLQATRNEAVLTAQKELHHTLTIANDLTGLHWYWVYRLTASYLLNEMAEAKQDAAAARQTLAAGAGMISTPIFYFYDSLTALADLAEVTDKMAVLDRVSENQAKLHHRAHHAPMNFQHKYDLVEAERYRVLDNKIEAIEMYDRAISGAKENGFIQEEALANELAAKFYLNWGKEKIALSYMQDAYYSYARWGAKAKLEDLEQRYPQLLAPILQQQQMALSANETVFSTISLAPSQTSATQSSTSGSTSISAALDLATVLKASQTLSGEIQLDKLLATLLHTVLENAGADKAALLMPRDHQWFVEAVATIDCPAQVESIALSSSSSVPQSLINTVKRSREPVVVVDALIHPTLAVDAYVVQQQPKSVLCTPILNQGKLVAILYLENRVTVGAFTRDRVQLLNFLCTQAAISLENARLYQQVQNYAQQLEQSQLQIVQSEKMSALGNLVAGVAHEMNNPLGFISASLRQAKPIFADITEHLKLYQETFPESSDNILEHAEEIDLDYSLEDLPKIIDGMVMACDRLKNISTSLRTFSRADTDYKVSFNIHEGIDSTILILKHRLKANEQRPSIEVITEYGNLPQIQCFPGQLNQVFMNILANAIDALDESNTGRSFAEIQANPNKITIKTSIEDKQVKISIADNGKGMSESVKQKIFDNLFTTKEVGKGTGLGLAIARQIVMEKHGGTIEVNSTVGKGTEFIIKIPV
- a CDS encoding hybrid sensor histidine kinase/response regulator → MPYPAQPFILIVDDNATNLSVLSQVLKAAGYKVRMAVDGEDALAQVERNHPELILLDVDMPKMDGFETCLHLQKNPITQGIPIIFMTALADTEHKVKGLSLGAVDYITKPFAEAEVLARVKVHWGLKRLMEFLEQQVVEQIKKLQQAQLTIVQSEKMSALGNLVAGVAHEMNNPLGFISASLKQAKPTFTDIVEHLKLYQKRTSNSDEEISKHAESIDLDYSLEDFPKMLDAMVLACDRLENISTSLRTFSRADKEYKVPFNIHEGIDSTILILKHRLKANDQRPAIEIVTDYGNLPQLECFSGQLNQVFMNILANAIDALDESNTGRNFADIKDNPNKITIKTSMADNHVKISIADNGKGMIEEVKQKIFDHLFTTKGVGKGTGLGLAIARQIVMEKHGGNIEVNSTVGKGTEFIIKIPV
- a CDS encoding transposase — translated: MLSEPKHGGCSRLAEILGDVSHDSVNRFLLRERYEPKDLFDIVKEIINIEGGILSVDDTVIEKLYSNPKYAELIGYFWSGKYHKTIKGLNLITLYYSDIRGNCVPINYRIYDKKEGKTKNDYFQEMLIEVTDWGLKPRIVTGDSWYSGVENLKFLRNQKLGFLFGVEKNRTVSNEPGKYCQVSTLEIYDEGLITHLREFGFVKLFRKVFKKEDSRHYIFYQPDDENQKEVLQQITRTEFITIHDTHWGIESFHRAVKQLCGICRFMVRDSHAIKTHIFCSLQAFVRLEKMRSENIIDNWYEVQRNLFTKVIREYVLDNLNASCAA